A genomic segment from Cervus elaphus chromosome 14, mCerEla1.1, whole genome shotgun sequence encodes:
- the ACTRT2 gene encoding actin-related protein T2 encodes MFDPHVLDCPAVIFDNGSGLCKAGLSGEIGPRHVVSSVVGHPKFKTPLTGANQKKYFVGEEALHRHEVLHLHYPIERGLITGWDDMEKLWKHLFEWELGVKANDRPVLMTEPSLNPRETREKMAEVMFESFDVPAFYLSDQAVLALYASACVTGLVVDSGDGVTCTVPIFEGYSLPHAVTKLYVAGKDITEHLTRLLLASGRTFPCVLDKALVDDIKEKLCYVALEPEKELCRRPEEVLREYKLPDGNIVPIGDQLYQAPEALFSPEQLGIQNPGLSKMVSCSITKCDADIQKTLYGEIVLSGGTTLFQGLDDRLLRELEQMASKGTPIKITAPPDRWFSTWIGASIVTSLSSFKQMWVTSADFKEFGTSVVQRRCF; translated from the coding sequence ATGTTTGACCCGCATGTATTAGACTGCCCAGCGGTGATTTTCGACAATGGGTCCGGGCTTTGCAAGGCAGGACTGTCTGGAGAGATTGGCCCCCGCCATGTTGTCAGCTCCGTCGTGGGGCACCCCAAGTTCAAGACGCCTTTGACAGGGGCCAACCAGAAGAAGTACTTTGTGGGGGAAGAGGCCCTGCACAGGCATGAGGTCCTTCACCTGCACTACCCCATTGAGCGTGGCCTGATCACAGGCTGGGACGACATGGAGAAGCTCTGGAAGCACCTGTTCGAGTGGGAGCTGGGAGTCAAGGCCAATGACCGGCCGGTGCTCATGACAGAGCCCTCCCTGAACCCCAGGGAAACCCGGGAGAAGATGGCCGAGGTGATGTTCGAGAGCTTCGATGTGCCCGCCTTCTACCTGTCAGACCAGGCCGTGCTGGCCCTCTATGCCTCGGCCTGCGTCACGGGCCTGGTGGTGGACAGTGGGGACGGGGTCACCTGCACTGTCCCCATCTTTGAGGGCTACTCCCTGCCCCACGCTGTCACCAAGCTCTATGTGGCGGGGAAGGACATCACAGAGCACCTCACCCGGCTCCTGCTGGCCAGCGGGAGGACCTTCCCGTGTGTGCTGGACAAAGCCCTGGTGGACGACATCAAGGAGAAGCTGTGTTATGTGGCCCTGGAGCCCGAGAAAGAGTTGTGCCGAAGGCCAGAGGAGGTCCTCCGCGAGTACAAGCTGCCCGACGGCAACATCGTTCCCATCGGGGACCAACTGTACCAGGCGCCCGAGGCCCTGTTCTCGCCTGAGCAGCTGGGCATCCAGAACCCGGGCCTGTCCAAGATGGTCTCCTGCAGCATCACTAAATGTGACGCTGACATCCAGAAGACCCTCTACGGGGAGATTGTGCTGTCCGGCGGCACCACACTCTTCCAGGGGCTGGACGACCGGCTTCTGAGGGAGCTGGAGCAGATGGCCTCCAAGGGGACCCCCATCAAGATCACGGCACCACCCGACCGCTGGTTCTCCACATGGATCGGTGCCTCCATTGTCACCTCCCTGAGCAGCTTCAAGCAGATGTGGGTTACCTCTGCGGACTTCAAGGAGTTTGGGACATCCGTGGTTCAGAGAAGATGCTTCTGA